The following proteins are co-located in the Planococcus plakortidis genome:
- a CDS encoding UDP-N-acetylglucosamine 1-carboxyvinyltransferase: MDVYKIKGGKRLSGTIKVNGAKNSAVALIPASILANSPVSIEGLPEISDVWTLKSILEEIGGSVTFEDGVMQIDPTDMVDMPLPNGNVKKLRASYYMMGAMLGRFKHAAIGLPGGCFLGPRPIDQHIKGFEALGAKVTNEHGAIYLRADELRGAKIYLDVVSVGATINIMLAAVRAKGQTVIENAAKEPEIIDVATLLTNMGAKIKGAGTNVIRIEGVDELHGTNHTIIPDRIEAGTFMIMAAAAGDGVTIDNVIPFHMEALTAKLREMGVDVQEDEESIYIPKTENLQPIDVKTLVYPGFATDLQQPFSVLMTQAHGSSMITDTIYSARFKHIDELRRMNAVGRVEGRAAILTGPTPLNAATVVASDLRAGAALVIAGLLAEGETEVREIYHIERGYSNIIEKLRGLGADIRRETIDPVASGKSDLSSEVN, translated from the coding sequence ATGGACGTTTATAAAATCAAAGGCGGCAAACGCCTGTCCGGAACGATTAAAGTCAATGGCGCTAAAAACAGTGCCGTCGCTTTGATCCCGGCTTCGATTTTGGCGAATTCGCCAGTATCGATTGAAGGCTTGCCGGAAATTTCCGATGTTTGGACATTGAAAAGTATTTTGGAAGAAATTGGAGGTTCCGTCACATTCGAAGACGGCGTCATGCAAATTGACCCGACTGACATGGTCGACATGCCGCTGCCGAACGGCAACGTCAAGAAATTACGGGCTTCCTATTATATGATGGGAGCGATGCTCGGCCGTTTCAAACACGCCGCAATCGGCTTGCCGGGTGGCTGCTTCCTTGGGCCGCGCCCAATTGACCAGCACATTAAAGGCTTCGAAGCGCTTGGCGCGAAAGTGACCAATGAGCATGGGGCGATTTATTTGCGTGCCGATGAATTGCGCGGCGCGAAAATCTACCTGGATGTCGTCAGCGTAGGCGCGACAATCAATATCATGCTCGCGGCCGTTCGCGCGAAAGGGCAGACCGTCATCGAAAATGCGGCGAAAGAGCCGGAGATCATCGATGTCGCGACTCTCCTCACAAATATGGGCGCGAAAATCAAAGGCGCCGGCACCAATGTCATCCGCATCGAAGGCGTGGATGAATTGCACGGTACCAATCACACAATCATCCCTGACCGTATCGAAGCGGGCACATTCATGATCATGGCAGCCGCTGCAGGCGACGGCGTGACGATCGATAACGTCATACCTTTCCATATGGAGGCCTTGACGGCGAAGCTCCGTGAAATGGGCGTCGATGTCCAGGAAGACGAGGAATCGATCTATATCCCGAAAACCGAGAACTTGCAGCCGATCGATGTGAAAACCCTCGTCTATCCAGGGTTCGCAACCGACCTGCAGCAGCCGTTCTCGGTCTTGATGACACAAGCGCATGGCTCTTCGATGATCACCGACACCATTTACTCGGCGCGCTTCAAGCACATCGATGAGTTGCGCCGCATGAACGCGGTCGGGCGCGTCGAAGGGCGTGCTGCAATCCTTACCGGGCCGACACCGCTGAATGCGGCGACCGTTGTCGCCTCCGACCTGCGCGCAGGCGCGGCACTTGTGATCGCCGGATTGCTGGCGGAAGGCGAAACGGAAGTGCGGGAAATCTATCACATCGAACGCGGCTATTCGAACATCATCGAAAAGCTGCGCGGGCTTGGCGCCGACATCCGTCGGGAAACGATCGACCCGGTGGCGAGCGGGAAGTCCGACCTCAGTTCCGAAGTGAATTGA
- the rpmE gene encoding 50S ribosomal protein L31 — MKTGIHPEYKKATVTCSCGNSFETGSVKENINVELCSECHPFYTGRQKFAAADGRVDRFNKKYGLKEEINN; from the coding sequence ATGAAAACAGGTATTCACCCAGAGTACAAAAAAGCAACAGTGACTTGCTCATGCGGCAACTCATTCGAAACAGGTTCAGTAAAAGAGAACATCAACGTTGAGCTTTGCTCAGAATGTCACCCATTCTATACTGGACGTCAAAAATTCGCAGCTGCAGATGGCCGCGTAGACCGTTTCAACAAAAAATACGGCCTCAAAGAAGAAATCAACAACTAA
- the glpX gene encoding class II fructose-bisphosphatase: MERSLSMELVRITEAAAIASSKWMGRGLKNEADDAATEAMRTVFDTIPMRGTVVIGEGEMDEAPMLYIGEQLGSGDGPEVDVAVDPVEGTNIVAAGGWNAIAVLAIADRGNLLNAPDMYMDKIAVGPEAVGKIDINAPVIDNLRAVAKAKNKDIEDVVATIIDRPRHAQIIKEIRDAGARIKLITDGDIAGAINTAFDQTGVDILFGIGGAPEGVISAVGLKCLGGEFQGKLVPQDEEERQRCIDMGLDVDKVLMMDDLVKGDDAIFAATGITDGELLRGVQLKGSFAESHTLVMRAKSGTVRFVEGRHSLKKKPDLVMKD; this comes from the coding sequence ATGGAACGAAGTCTTTCGATGGAGTTAGTGCGGATTACAGAAGCGGCAGCAATCGCCTCTTCAAAGTGGATGGGCCGCGGTTTGAAAAATGAAGCGGATGATGCGGCTACCGAAGCGATGCGCACTGTATTCGACACGATTCCGATGCGTGGAACCGTCGTCATTGGCGAAGGCGAAATGGACGAAGCACCGATGCTCTATATCGGTGAGCAACTTGGTTCAGGCGATGGCCCTGAAGTTGACGTTGCGGTCGACCCTGTAGAAGGCACGAACATTGTCGCTGCAGGCGGCTGGAATGCAATCGCCGTTTTGGCCATCGCGGATCGGGGCAATCTGCTCAATGCACCGGATATGTATATGGATAAAATTGCGGTCGGTCCCGAAGCTGTCGGCAAAATTGACATCAATGCACCGGTCATCGATAATTTGCGCGCAGTCGCTAAAGCGAAAAACAAGGATATCGAAGACGTTGTAGCCACCATTATCGACCGGCCGCGCCACGCGCAGATCATCAAGGAAATCCGCGATGCGGGAGCACGCATCAAATTGATTACGGACGGTGATATCGCCGGCGCCATCAATACGGCTTTCGACCAAACGGGTGTCGATATCCTGTTCGGGATCGGCGGGGCTCCGGAAGGGGTCATCTCTGCTGTCGGCTTGAAATGCCTCGGCGGTGAATTCCAAGGCAAGCTGGTCCCTCAAGATGAAGAGGAAAGACAGCGCTGCATCGATATGGGCCTTGATGTCGACAAAGTATTGATGATGGATGATTTGGTCAAAGGCGATGATGCCATCTTTGCGGCGACAGGGATTACGGACGGAGAACTTCTTCGCGGAGTCCAGCTGAAAGGTTCATTTGCTGAAAGCCATACTTTGGTCATGCGTGCAAAATCCGGCACGGTTCGTTTTGTCGAAGGGCGCCACAGCCTCAAGAAAAAACCGGATCTCGTCATGAAAGATTGA
- the rho gene encoding transcription termination factor Rho → MATMTISALENMTLKELYNLAKEYKLNNYSKLTKKELIFAILKTRAEQEGFFFMEGVLEIIQSEGFGFLRPINYSPSSQDIYISASQIRRFDLRNGDKVSGKVRPPKENERYFGLLQVEAVNGEDPEVAKERVHFPGLTPLYPDRHIRLETGPEHLSTRIMDLVSPVGFGQRGLIVAPPKAGKTMLLKEIANAVTTNHPEAELIVLLIDERPEEVTDIERSVDADVVSSTFDEVPENHVKVAELVLERAMRLVEHKRDVVILMDSITRLARAYNLVIPPSGRTLSGGIDPAAFHRPKRFFGAARNIEEGGSLTILATALVDTGSRMDEVIYEEFKGTGNMELHLDRSLAERRIFPALDIRRSGTRKEELLMAPEQLDKLWTIRKTFSDSPDFTERFMKKLGNSKTNEEFFSQLPRDGKPSRTPRKSI, encoded by the coding sequence ATGGCAACGATGACAATCTCTGCATTGGAAAATATGACGCTCAAAGAGCTTTATAACCTGGCAAAAGAATACAAGCTGAACAATTACAGCAAACTGACGAAAAAAGAATTGATTTTCGCCATTCTGAAAACCCGTGCGGAACAAGAAGGCTTCTTTTTCATGGAAGGCGTCCTAGAAATCATCCAATCGGAAGGCTTTGGGTTCCTGCGCCCGATCAATTATTCCCCAAGTTCCCAGGACATCTATATTTCCGCTTCCCAGATCCGCCGGTTCGACCTCAGAAACGGCGATAAAGTATCGGGGAAAGTCCGACCGCCAAAAGAGAATGAGCGCTATTTCGGGCTGCTCCAAGTAGAAGCCGTCAATGGCGAAGACCCGGAAGTCGCAAAAGAACGCGTCCATTTTCCAGGCTTGACGCCACTGTATCCGGATCGCCACATCCGCCTGGAAACGGGGCCGGAACATTTATCGACACGCATCATGGATCTCGTATCCCCGGTCGGCTTTGGCCAGCGCGGCTTGATTGTTGCACCGCCAAAAGCCGGAAAAACGATGTTGCTAAAGGAAATTGCCAATGCGGTAACGACGAACCATCCGGAAGCGGAACTGATTGTGCTATTGATCGATGAGCGGCCGGAAGAAGTGACGGATATCGAACGCTCGGTCGACGCCGATGTAGTGTCTTCGACTTTCGATGAAGTTCCTGAAAACCATGTCAAAGTGGCCGAATTGGTTCTCGAACGCGCCATGCGCCTTGTCGAACATAAACGCGATGTCGTCATCTTGATGGATTCGATCACTCGGCTGGCGCGTGCTTATAATCTAGTCATTCCACCGAGCGGCCGCACGCTGTCCGGCGGGATTGACCCTGCCGCATTCCACCGCCCGAAACGCTTTTTCGGTGCCGCACGCAATATTGAAGAAGGCGGCAGCTTGACGATTCTTGCGACAGCACTTGTCGACACGGGATCGCGCATGGATGAAGTCATCTATGAAGAGTTCAAAGGAACCGGCAATATGGAGCTGCATCTCGACCGCAGCTTAGCCGAGCGCCGCATTTTCCCGGCGCTCGACATCCGCCGCTCGGGCACGCGCAAGGAAGAATTGTTGATGGCTCCGGAACAACTTGATAAACTATGGACAATCCGCAAAACCTTTTCGGATTCCCCTGACTTCACGGAACGTTTCATGAAGAAGCTCGGCAACTCGAAGACCAACGAAGAGTTCTTCAGCCAATTGCCGAGAGATGGGAAACCATCGCGCACCCCGCGAAAGTCGATTTGA